One window of Nitrospirota bacterium genomic DNA carries:
- the gatA gene encoding Asp-tRNA(Asn)/Glu-tRNA(Gln) amidotransferase subunit GatA has protein sequence MELYRLGIYEIRELLRKGEVTPQEVLDSIFKRIASVEDKVKAYVTITKDKAYEMAKALPAGCIASLLGMPLAIKDNMCTKGVRTTCSSKILENFIPPYESTVTSKLKDAGYVLLGKTNLDEFAMGSSTENSAFHVTRNPWDTERIPGGSSGGSASAVSADECIAALGSDTGGSIRQPASLCGVVGLKPTYGRISRYGLVAFASSLDQIGPITKNVRDSAILLNAIAGVDPLDSTSASLPVPDFTNVLGQDIKGLKIGIPKDYFIEGMDKQVESSVRTAIKAIESLGAIPIEVSLPHTPYAVATYYVLATSEASSNLARYDGVKYGLRIEGKDLMDMYMKTRASGFGEEVKRRIMLGTYALSSGYYEAYYRKAQQVRTLIKRDFDSAFKFVDVIATPTSPEPAFKIGEKVEDPLKMYLSDIFTISVNLAGVPAISIPCGFTGGNAPLPIGLQLIGKHFDEETILKTAYAYEQSTEWHKRKPNI, from the coding sequence GTGGAGCTTTATAGGCTTGGCATATATGAGATAAGAGAACTCCTTCGTAAAGGAGAGGTTACACCTCAAGAGGTGCTTGATTCTATATTTAAAAGGATTGCCTCTGTTGAGGATAAGGTAAAGGCATATGTAACTATCACAAAGGATAAGGCATACGAGATGGCTAAGGCGTTGCCTGCTGGATGTATTGCCTCCTTATTGGGGATGCCTCTTGCCATAAAAGACAACATGTGCACAAAGGGTGTAAGGACTACCTGCTCATCTAAAATTCTCGAAAACTTCATCCCTCCTTATGAGAGCACAGTTACATCTAAGCTAAAGGATGCTGGATATGTGCTTTTGGGAAAGACGAATCTCGATGAGTTTGCAATGGGCTCATCAACAGAGAACTCTGCATTTCATGTAACCAGAAACCCCTGGGACACAGAAAGAATCCCCGGTGGTAGTAGTGGTGGCTCTGCCAGTGCTGTGTCGGCAGATGAATGCATTGCCGCATTAGGCTCTGACACAGGTGGCTCTATAAGACAGCCTGCCTCTTTATGTGGTGTCGTTGGGCTTAAGCCGACATACGGAAGGATCTCAAGATACGGGCTTGTTGCCTTTGCATCGAGCCTTGACCAGATAGGACCTATTACAAAAAATGTGAGAGACTCGGCAATACTTCTTAATGCCATAGCAGGCGTAGACCCATTGGATTCAACATCAGCGTCCCTGCCTGTGCCTGATTTTACAAATGTCTTAGGTCAGGATATTAAAGGTCTTAAGATAGGCATCCCAAAGGACTACTTCATAGAGGGTATGGATAAACAAGTGGAGTCCTCTGTGAGGACTGCCATAAAGGCAATAGAATCCTTAGGTGCTATACCTATTGAGGTCTCGCTTCCACACACGCCTTATGCAGTGGCAACCTATTATGTGCTTGCAACATCAGAGGCGTCATCGAACTTAGCAAGGTACGATGGAGTTAAATACGGCTTGAGGATAGAGGGCAAAGACCTCATGGATATGTATATGAAGACAAGGGCAAGCGGATTTGGTGAAGAGGTCAAAAGAAGAATAATGCTCGGCACATATGCCCTTTCATCGGGTTATTATGAGGCATACTATAGAAAGGCACAGCAGGTTAGAACCCTTATTAAAAGGGACTTTGATAGTGCATTTAAATTTGTTGATGTCATTGCCACACCAACATCTCCTGAGCCTGCATTTAAGATTGGAGAAAAGGTTGAGGACCCTCTTAAAATGTATCTCTCCGATATATTCACCATCTCTGTGAACCTTGCTGGTGTGCCTGCAATATCAATTCCTTGTGGGTTTACAGGGGGCAATGCCCCCCTCCCGATAGGGCTTCAACTTATCGGAAAACATTTCGATGAGGAGACCATTCTTAAAACCGCATACGCATACGAGCAGTCAACAGAGTGGCATAAGAGAAAGCCTAATATATAA
- a CDS encoding PIN domain-containing protein, producing the protein MSDKLLVDTSAWILSFRDSGSQKLKDELRAAIDSDSAVTTNIIILELLQGCKDRKEFEELKSYLEVLSLYNVTDRTWSIAYEAGFLLRRKGLTMPTADIIIASMAKENKLTILNHNNHLKTICRELGVKTKDFL; encoded by the coding sequence ATGAGCGATAAACTCCTTGTAGATACCTCTGCATGGATTCTGAGCTTTAGAGACTCAGGTAGCCAGAAGCTTAAGGATGAGCTCAGGGCTGCTATAGATTCCGATAGTGCTGTTACCACTAATATCATAATATTGGAGCTCCTTCAAGGCTGTAAGGACAGGAAAGAATTTGAGGAGCTTAAATCATATCTTGAGGTGCTTTCCCTCTATAATGTGACAGACAGGACATGGTCTATAGCTTATGAGGCAGGTTTTCTGTTAAGAAGAAAAGGACTGACAATGCCCACTGCTGATATAATTATAGCTTCTATGGCAAAAGAGAATAAGCTAACTATTCTTAACCACAACAACCATCTGAAGACTATCTGTCGTGAACTGGGTGTTAAGACAAAGGACTTTTTATAA
- a CDS encoding type II toxin-antitoxin system VapB family antitoxin gives MKTILDIDEDMLKKAMEVSKSKTKKGAIVIALNEYLRLKKREELKGLIGNYKDFGLTLDDLRKMRHER, from the coding sequence ATGAAGACCATACTGGATATAGATGAAGACATGCTAAAAAAGGCAATGGAGGTGTCTAAATCAAAGACAAAGAAGGGTGCAATCGTCATAGCCCTTAATGAATACCTGAGGCTCAAAAAAAGAGAGGAACTTAAAGGGCTGATAGGCAATTATAAAGACTTTGGCCTTACACTTGATGACCTCAGGAAGATGCGACATGAGCGATAA